The Ectothiorhodospiraceae bacterium 2226 region CCGATCACCACCTCGGGTCCCTGCGCACCGCTCAATACCTCACGACGCCGGTACAGGCCCTGCTGCGCGCGCTCGGTCAACGCGCGCGCCAAGGCGGCGTGGCGCGCGTTCACGCCTCAGCGCTGAGGGGCGCCTCGGAGCGCGGCGCCTCGGGCTCGATACCCAGGCGCGCAAACAGGGCGCGGTCGGCGGCGGCCGCCGGATTGTCGGTGGTCAGCAGCTTCTCGCCGTAGAAGATCGAGTTGGCGCCCGCCAAGTAACACAGCGCCTGCAGTTCGTCGCTCATCGCCTCGCGGCCGGCGGACAGGCGCACGTGCGAGCCCGGCATCAGCACACGGGCCACGGCCACGGTGCGCACGAATTCCAGGCCGTCCAGCGCGGCCTGGTCGGCCAGCGGCGTGCCCTCCACCCGCACCAGCATATTGATCGGCACGCTCTCGGGATGCGGGTCCAGGGTCGCCAGTTGCACCAGCAGCCCCGCCCGGTCTGCACGCGCCTCACCCATACCGACGATGCCGCCGCAACAGACTTTCAGGCCCGCGCCGCGCACGTGCTCCAGCGTCTCCAGCCGGTCCTGATAGGTGCGGGTGCTGATGATGCTGCCGTAGAACTCGGGCGAGGTGTCGAGGTTGTGGTTGTAGTAGTCGAGCCCCGCGTCGGCCAACTCCTCGGCCTGCCCGGCGTCGAGCATGCCCAGGGTGGCGCAGGTCTCCAAGCCCAACGCCTTGACGCCGCGCACCATCTCCGCCACCCGTTCGAGATCCCGTCCCTTCGGCCGCCGCCAAGCGGCCCCCATGCAGAAACGGGTCGCGCCCTGCGCCTTGGCCGCGCGTGCCTGCGCCAGCACCGCCTCGGCGTCCATCAGGGCCTCGGGCTCCACCGGCGTGTCGAAGCGCACGCTCTGCGGACAGTAGGCGCAGTCCTCCGGGCATTTTCCGGTCTTGATGCTCAGCAGCGTGCTGATCTGGACGCGGTTGGGGTCGAAGTGGGCGCGATGCGCCTGCTGCGCGCGGTACATCAAGTCCGCGAACGGGAGCTCGAACAGGGCGAGCACCTCATCGCGTGTCCAATCGTTGCGCACAGCGCTCATTGTTCGTCTCCATCCAGGTGCATCGCGACGTCGGTCCAGTGGTCCTGCCGAATGCGGTAAAGGTCGTAGACCGACCAGGGTATGAGTATGGCGGCGGCCACCGCCCAGGTGATCAACCAATAGGTCGGGTCGGTGCCGAAGAAGGCCGCGACCACCACGATGAACCCCGCCACCCCGTACAGCCGATAGGCAGCGATCTGGGTGTAGTATCCGACCTTGGGGTTGGGGTTGTGGCGATTCATGGCGTACACCAGCATGGAGCCGCCCAACCAGAAGATGCCCAGCGGGAAGGGCACCAGCGCCGCCACGATGTTCCCATAGTTGAACAGCGCGGCCGCACTGCGCGCGCTGCGCGCCGTTACCACATGCGAAGAAGAATCGGTCATGCTCGTCTCCCCTTTGGGGGTGGTGAGCCCGACCGCGAGCCGGGCGCTCAGAGGTGGACGATGATACGGCGCGCGGATCGGCTGTCAACCGAGCGACGAGGGAGGGGTTTACATGTGGTCATCGATCGGCCACTGGCTGCTGGCGGGCCGCTGCGCCCTGTGTCTCGCGCCCGCCCGCGCGGGCCTTTGCCCCGGCTGTCTCGGCGACCTGCCCCGCCTCGGTCCGGCCTGCGCCCGCTGCGCGCGGCCGCTGGCCAACCCTACGAGCCTGTGCGGCGCCTGCCAGCGCCGCGCGCCGCTGGTCAGCGCCGTGCACGCCCCGTTCCGCTACGCAGCGCCGTTGGACCACCTGATCCAAGGACTCAAGTTTCGCGCGCAGATTCAGCATGCGCGCGGTCTCGGGCGGCTGTTGGCCGAGCACCTCGACACCCGCCGCAGCGAGCCCTGGCCGGAGCTGATTGTTCCCGTGCCGCTGCATCCCGCCCGCCTGCGCGGCCGCGGTTACAACCAGGCCTTGGAATTGGCCCGGCCGGCCGCGCGACATCTCGCACTGCCGCTGGTGGCCGACGCGTGCCGACGCATCCGCCCCACCGCGCAACAGACCGGGCTGTCGGCCAAGGCGCGCCGCGCCAACGTGCGCGGCGCATTCGAGCTCGCGCGCCCGCTGCCCGCCAGGCATGTGGCGGTGGTGGACGACGTCATGACCACCGGCCACACCTTGGAGGCGATGGCCGAGGCCCTGCTCCGCGCGGGCGTAGAGCGCGTCGAGGCATGGGTGCTGGCGCGCGCCTAACCGACCGCCCGCGCCTCACTGCGCGTGCGGTACGCCCACCTCGCGCAAGCGTTCGACGTGACTGACCACCGCGGCACCGCGCAGACTCCCTACCCGCTCGAAGAGCAGGGCCTGATCGCGCGCCCACTCGTCGTTGACCTCGAAGCGATAACGACTGCAGTCGGGGCGGGTGACATAGAACTCGCCGAGATAGTGCACCGCGCCGGGCGCGAGCGTGAAATGGCGATCCAGTTGCGCCGTACCGCCCCCTCTGGAACTGTAGACCTCCAATTGGCTCACCCTGTAGTCGCCCGCCGCCAGCTCCTGGACGAAGAAATAGCCCGGCGGGTCCTCGAAATCACGTTTGATGAAGGCGTTCGACACGATGAACTGATCCCGCACCCTGCGCTGCGCGGCTATCCCCTCGACGCTGAGCATGGTCGTGGTGATGCCGGCGCCGCAGTGATCTTCTAGGCGCGTCGAGTACACCGCCAGGCCCTTCGTGCCCCCCGCCTGAAAGCGATAGTCGGCGCTCACGCTGTGCGCCGTCGTGCTACAACCGGTGACCAACCCCGTGGCGCACAGGAGCAAGCCGGCCGCCGCCACTGCGCGTCTCGACATGTGCGCCTCCTAGCGAAACAGCGACTGGGCCTGGAACAGCGGCGCCCAATGGCGGCCGCCGTCCTCGGAACGGTAGTACCCGCTCCGGCAGGACACGTCCATGATGCGCGGTGCAGCGGCGGCGACGCGCATATCGCGACAGCCGGCCACAGGCAAGTCGTAGACCTGCCACTCGGCATCCTCGCGCGGCAGGAAGTGCACCTTGCCTTTTGCCATCTCGGTGTAGGCCGGGGTGAGATAGACCCCGCTCGGCGTTTCCACGAGGTTTCGGAGCCGCGACAGCGAGCGCGGCAGGGGAATCGACTTCGGTGTGCCGCCATCGAAGCTCACGTGGACCAGGCCGGTGTTGGACCCGCCCCCACTCTCGAACGCGTAAAAGCCACGACTGCCGTTGGTAAACACCACATGGTTCAAGGCGATGCCACGATAGCGGCTGCGGTCGAACGGCTTCGCGCGGACCGCTTCTTCGACCACGCTCCACGAACGGCCACCGTCGCGGGAGAGGTGCAGGCGCATGTTGTCATCGGCGAGTACAACGCCGCGCTCGCCGAAGGCGTGTGCGCTGTTGATGACGACGCCCGCCGGTGCGTTACGTTCCTGCGCGCGGTCCCCTTCCACCAGAAGGTAGTGATGCGGTCCGGAGACACACGCGAGCCGCCGCGCGGTGCCGCTACAGCCGGAAAGATCCGTTACCGTGGGCGCTTCCACGAGCTGTTCGACCGACACGCCGTCTGCACCACGGCGTACGTGCGCCAAGGTACCCGCCGGTCCGGCGATGAGGCGCGTCGCCCCCTCCTCGAGGTCCCATGCCGCGTCGCGGGCGCGCTGGTCCGCGATGTGACGCCGCAGTGCCGCGAGTTCGGGTTGGTCTAGACGCTGCCCCGGCGCGTCCACGATGCGCGGCTCGGCGCGCAAGGACGCGTAGGTGGCGGGATAGCGGTCCTGCAGGAACCGCTCGATCTCGTTTTGGTTGTTCGCCTGCCGCACGAGCACGCGGCGGAAACCAGCGTCCTCGATGATCAGCATGCCGAGGTTGGTGGCCCGCCCGCTCTCGATGGTGAAGCGGCGATGCACGGGATAGTTGCGGTAGCTCGTCTGGTGCATGGTGCCCACGGCGGTGGGGATGGAAGAGCTACCCGTCATCTGCTGCAGGTACGAGAGCTCGTACTCGCCCGGATGCAGCGGAACGATGAGGGTGTCGCCGCGAATCCCGCCGATGTGCGTGCGATGCTCGCCATCGGGGTGCTTGATGACGGGATCGCCGCGCAGCACCTCGGGCATGCTTTGCGAGGCGACCTGGGCCACCAGCAGGCCGCGCTCACCCACATTGTCGGGCACGATGACGAGCGGCTTGGCACAACCGATCAGGAGCAGGAGGGACAGTAGCGGCAGGAGACGTACAAGCGGGGTAAGAGTAGCCATGTTCACTCCTCATTATCGTTGTTATTGGCTGATGTAATTCCCCAAGAATCCGGATGTTAACAGCGGATTCCGGGCTTGCAAAGCGCGCGGGCGCGGGGTCGTCTAGCGTGGGGTCGGCCACGGCGGGCGAGGCGAGAAGAAGAGCGGGAGGCGGCGGCGAGTTTCTGCAGCCGCAAGCGGCCGGTACAGCGTGCCGGCGATAGAAAGCGCGGCCGGCGCGGAGCGCCGGCCGCGCGGGCACTCAGAAGCGGTAGAACAGGCCCGCGTAGGGGCCGTCGATGGTCACATCGGCGGTGACGTCGTCGAGGTCGTCGAGCTTCAGGCGCTGCTCGCGCCAGCCCGCGACGACGCCCAGGCCGAACGAGGAGCGGTAGCTGACCTGCGCCATCAGGTCCGTGAGTCGATGGCCATCGTAGCTGATCCCGGCCCCGGCCAGTTCCACCGCGAACCCGCTCAGCGGCAGATGGAAGGCCGCGCGCGCGTAACCCATCG contains the following coding sequences:
- a CDS encoding ComF family protein — its product is MWSSIGHWLLAGRCALCLAPARAGLCPGCLGDLPRLGPACARCARPLANPTSLCGACQRRAPLVSAVHAPFRYAAPLDHLIQGLKFRAQIQHARGLGRLLAEHLDTRRSEPWPELIVPVPLHPARLRGRGYNQALELARPAARHLALPLVADACRRIRPTAQQTGLSAKARRANVRGAFELARPLPARHVAVVDDVMTTGHTLEAMAEALLRAGVERVEAWVLARA
- the bioB gene encoding biotin synthase BioB, yielding MSAVRNDWTRDEVLALFELPFADLMYRAQQAHRAHFDPNRVQISTLLSIKTGKCPEDCAYCPQSVRFDTPVEPEALMDAEAVLAQARAAKAQGATRFCMGAAWRRPKGRDLERVAEMVRGVKALGLETCATLGMLDAGQAEELADAGLDYYNHNLDTSPEFYGSIISTRTYQDRLETLEHVRGAGLKVCCGGIVGMGEARADRAGLLVQLATLDPHPESVPINMLVRVEGTPLADQAALDGLEFVRTVAVARVLMPGSHVRLSAGREAMSDELQALCYLAGANSIFYGEKLLTTDNPAAAADRALFARLGIEPEAPRSEAPLSAEA